A single genomic interval of Clostridium facile harbors:
- the prfB gene encoding peptide chain release factor 2 has protein sequence MNTVAFEEYRGQLTALKPQIEELKQALDIESKNKEIIELDHQAAQPNFWDDIENSQKVLKRSTKLKNTVQAFESLSAMYEDTAMMVEFALDEQDDSFEEDIKTNLANMQRSVSEQTLSTLLTGEYDDKNAILTFHAGAGGTEAMDWVEMLFRMYSRWAERHEFKVKTLDFVEGEEAGIKSISVLVEGINAYGYLKSESGVHRLVRVSPFDSSGRRHTSFASLEVIPEIDDDTEVEIRPEDIKMDVYRASGAGGQHVNKTSSAVRLTHIPTGIVTACQNERSQLQNRAVALKMLKSKLVEIKEREQLERIEDIKGEQREIAWGSQIRSYVFMPYTLVKDHRTNFESGNINAVMDGDLDDFINAYLVANSQGKL, from the coding sequence ATGAATACCGTTGCATTTGAAGAATACCGCGGGCAACTTACAGCACTAAAGCCCCAAATAGAAGAATTGAAACAAGCCTTGGATATAGAAAGCAAAAATAAAGAGATTATCGAATTGGACCATCAAGCAGCACAACCAAATTTTTGGGATGATATTGAAAACTCCCAAAAGGTCTTAAAGCGCAGCACAAAATTAAAAAATACGGTACAGGCATTTGAGTCTTTATCTGCTATGTATGAAGACACTGCTATGATGGTAGAGTTTGCATTGGATGAACAGGATGATAGTTTTGAGGAGGATATTAAAACCAATCTTGCCAATATGCAACGTTCCGTATCGGAACAAACTCTCTCAACTTTGTTAACAGGGGAATACGATGATAAAAACGCTATTTTAACTTTTCATGCTGGTGCTGGTGGTACAGAGGCAATGGATTGGGTAGAAATGTTATTCCGTATGTATTCCCGGTGGGCAGAACGTCATGAATTTAAAGTGAAAACCCTGGATTTTGTGGAAGGAGAAGAAGCAGGGATTAAAAGTATTTCTGTTTTAGTAGAAGGAATAAACGCTTATGGTTATTTAAAATCTGAATCCGGCGTCCATCGTCTGGTAAGGGTTTCCCCGTTTGATTCCTCCGGAAGGCGGCATACTTCTTTTGCCTCTTTGGAAGTTATCCCAGAAATTGATGATGATACCGAAGTAGAAATCCGTCCGGAAGATATCAAAATGGATGTATACCGCGCAAGTGGTGCTGGTGGGCAGCATGTAAACAAAACATCCTCTGCTGTCCGGTTAACCCATATTCCAACTGGAATTGTAACTGCTTGCCAGAATGAACGCAGCCAATTACAAAACCGTGCTGTGGCGTTAAAAATGTTAAAGTCTAAATTGGTGGAAATTAAAGAACGGGAACAGTTAGAACGCATCGAGGATATCAAGGGGGAACAACGGGAAATTGCCTGGGGCTCTCAAATCCGTTCTTACGTATTTATGCCTTATACTTTAGTCAAAGACCACCGGACTAATTTTGAAAGCGGAAATATTAATGCCGTTATGGATGGCGATTTAGACGATTTTATTAACGCATATCTTGTTGCAAACAGCCAGGGAAAATTATAA
- a CDS encoding GNAT family N-acetyltransferase, producing the protein MEIKLRKWNNQDTQPLARLANNPNIANYLRDVFPYPYQAKDAAFFIQMCQQADSNIDLPFAITVDGSLVGSIGLTRQLDVKRKSAELGYWIGEEYWNKGIATQAVKQICEIGWNYWDINRIYAEVFSNNLASCQVLKKSGFQQEGILQKSIFKNGNFFDSILFSKIQ; encoded by the coding sequence ATGGAAATAAAATTAAGAAAATGGAATAACCAAGATACACAACCATTAGCCCGCTTAGCCAATAATCCCAATATTGCAAACTATTTACGGGATGTATTCCCCTACCCATATCAAGCAAAAGATGCAGCTTTTTTCATCCAAATGTGCCAACAAGCAGATTCCAATATTGATCTTCCTTTTGCCATTACAGTAGATGGATCTCTTGTAGGAAGCATTGGACTTACAAGACAGTTAGACGTAAAAAGAAAATCAGCAGAACTAGGATATTGGATTGGAGAAGAATATTGGAATAAAGGAATTGCAACTCAAGCAGTAAAACAAATTTGTGAAATTGGATGGAACTATTGGGATATCAATCGAATTTATGCTGAAGTATTTTCTAATAATCTAGCATCGTGCCAAGTGTTAAAAAAATCAGGTTTTCAGCAGGAAGGGATTCTACAAAAAAGTATTTTTAAAAATGGCAATTTTTTTGATAGTATCCTATTTTCCAAAATACAATAA
- the glgA gene encoding glycogen synthase GlgA, translating to MKVLYATSEARPFAASGGLADVAGSLPKAIRGKGVACRVVMPLYGDISEEWRSKMTYLCNFQVDVAWRKQYCGLFEYNYNGVIFYFIDNEYYFKRPGLYGYYDDAERFAFFSRAVLQMLWHVDFMPDIIHCNDWQTAMVPVYQDLFYRYCDKFSNIKTVFTIHNIQYQGKYGFELMQEVLGVPDYAKPLMQYDDCLNMMKAAIEVSNQVTTVSPTYAQELLDPWYSHGMDRELIHHQGKMRGILNGIDYETNNPETDPDIAAHFSVKDLSGKRKNKKALMEEVGLPYSDEPLVGIVTRMVDHKGLDLVQYAFENLVNNGFKFVVLGSGDYGYENFFQAMKEKYPDRVSTTLGFIPALAKKIYAGADMFLMPSKSEPCGLAQMIALRYGTVPIVRETGGLKDSIQDCSLGSGNGFTFSGYDGEQMKNALYRAKEVYYKKDEWESLVKYGMSCDLSWKNSAAQYIEMYEDVLRF from the coding sequence ATGAAAGTTTTATATGCAACTAGTGAAGCCCGTCCCTTTGCTGCTTCTGGTGGTTTGGCTGATGTAGCAGGCTCTTTGCCAAAAGCAATCCGTGGAAAAGGGGTTGCCTGCCGTGTCGTAATGCCTTTATATGGGGACATTAGCGAAGAATGGCGCTCTAAAATGACCTATTTATGTAATTTTCAGGTAGATGTTGCTTGGAGAAAACAGTATTGTGGTTTATTTGAATATAACTATAATGGTGTAATTTTCTATTTTATTGATAATGAATATTATTTTAAACGACCTGGATTATATGGATACTATGATGATGCGGAACGGTTTGCGTTTTTCTCCCGTGCTGTTTTGCAAATGTTATGGCATGTCGATTTTATGCCGGATATTATCCATTGTAATGATTGGCAAACAGCGATGGTTCCTGTTTATCAGGATTTATTTTATCGGTATTGCGATAAGTTTTCCAATATTAAAACGGTATTTACAATCCACAATATCCAGTATCAAGGTAAATACGGCTTTGAATTGATGCAGGAAGTATTAGGTGTGCCTGATTACGCAAAACCGTTGATGCAATACGATGATTGCTTAAATATGATGAAAGCAGCAATAGAAGTAAGTAACCAGGTTACTACTGTAAGCCCTACTTATGCTCAGGAATTATTGGATCCTTGGTATTCTCATGGTATGGATCGCGAATTAATTCACCATCAGGGAAAGATGCGTGGTATATTGAACGGAATTGATTACGAAACCAATAATCCAGAAACCGACCCTGATATTGCGGCACATTTTTCAGTCAAAGATTTATCCGGAAAGCGCAAAAACAAAAAAGCGTTGATGGAAGAAGTTGGTCTACCCTATAGTGATGAACCGTTGGTTGGTATTGTTACCCGCATGGTAGACCATAAAGGGTTGGATTTAGTACAATATGCTTTTGAAAATTTAGTGAATAATGGTTTTAAATTTGTAGTATTAGGATCCGGCGATTACGGTTATGAGAATTTTTTCCAGGCGATGAAAGAAAAATATCCAGACAGGGTTTCCACTACATTAGGGTTTATTCCAGCATTGGCCAAAAAGATTTATGCAGGAGCGGATATGTTTTTAATGCCATCTAAATCAGAACCTTGTGGATTAGCACAGATGATAGCATTGCGTTATGGTACAGTACCAATTGTTCGTGAAACCGGTGGATTAAAAGATAGTATTCAGGATTGTTCTTTGGGATCTGGCAACGGTTTTACCTTTAGTGGCTATGATGGGGAACAGATGAAAAACGCTTTGTATCGTGCAAAAGAAGTCTACTATAAAAAAGATGAGTGGGAATCGTTAGTCAAGTATGGTATGAGCTGTGATTTAAGCTGGAAGAATTCTGCTGCCCAATATATTGAAATGTATGAAGATGTTCTTCGCTTTTAA